In Leptospira fletcheri, the genomic window ACACTAGTACGACTCAAATTTTTACGCGCCGCAAACCCCGCGAAAATCGGAAGAATCTGTAGGGAATGGATTCCTAGAAAATGAGCGATCCGAACATCTCCGCCTTGCCTGCTCCAGTTCAATAAGGGAATTCCTTCTCCTCCGTCGGGAACTCCCACCGAATGCGCGTTGATCGCGGTCATATAGGATCCGGCAAGAGATGCAAAGACGAATATCCATAAAGACATTCTGATAGAAAGTACGATCCGGTCATCCAATCCCGTGATCGGCTTGGCAAATTTCCTATCGATTAGAATCGCCACGGGAATCACCGGAAAGATGAATAAGCCCATGATCCCGTATACGATTCCGTCAAACGGTGTGGATTGGTTGAAGTGGGAAGATACTCCGCGAGCGGCTTGTAGAGTGATCAAACTTAATTCTACGACCATCGCGACCACAAAATACAGTTCCGCTTTGTCTCTGAATTTCGAATATTCGCTGCTCAATCGATCCAAAATCCATCCCATCGTCCAGTTGAAGATCCAAATCGATATCGCGAACTTAGCCGGTTTAATCCAGGGATTGATTCCCAAAACGGTTCTTTCGTCGAACGCCATTAGAACTAGATACGCCGGTAAAACCAGTATGGCGATCAGCCCTCCGAAAAAAGAGATCGGACGGCGAGTTCTTAAATCGTTAAGAAATCCTCCCGATTCCTCGAAAACCGAAAACGGTGCGCTATATGCCGACATGAATGCCTCCTTTAACTAGTCGTATAACGAAAAAAATAAGAAAACCGATAGGTCCAAACATGAGCGTCAAAAACAGACAAGGAATCAAAACCCATCTGGAAAGCCCGATGGCTTCTGTCTCCTTCGATTCCCAAACTCCCAAAAACAAATCGAAAGCGAGGTAATGTACCCATCCGCCCAAAAGAATCCAAGGATTCGAAAAGAGGGTCGATACACCCGACAGAGATTGAAAACCGCCTTCGGCGCCCAAATGCGTGCCAAGGATCAACAAATACCCGACCGATAAAATGGCGGACCAAATTCCGTTTCGAACCAAAATTCGGGTGATCTTAAGGTTCGGAAAGAACGCCAGTAAAATCCAGCCGACTAAAGCGAAGCGGTTCGATATCGTAAAAAGCAATTCAGGCGTCACTGCATACTCCCTTTTTTCCA contains:
- a CDS encoding ABA4-like family protein, which produces MTPELLFTISNRFALVGWILLAFFPNLKITRILVRNGIWSAILSVGYLLILGTHLGAEGGFQSLSGVSTLFSNPWILLGGWVHYLAFDLFLGVWESKETEAIGLSRWVLIPCLFLTLMFGPIGFLIFFVIRLVKGGIHVGI